A DNA window from Carnobacterium funditum DSM 5970 contains the following coding sequences:
- a CDS encoding cytochrome c biogenesis CcdA family protein encodes MGYIFSHIIKEAKTIGTDVTSWVAFGAGVLSFLSPCTLPLLPLYISYITGKNVQEVKENQSFAFRKNVFLHSLVFLLGVSVVYISLGLGMSYLGDAFSQLMTGSISSLLQRLSGLLIIFMGLLTTGLLKIPALSGDYRFLKANKTINFSSTFLVGLGFAAGWTPCIGPVFSSILLLGNAVGSPPLLYLGLYVLGFSLPFLLVSFFIGKIKNILKYSDVIMKTGGIILILLGMMLLTGTLESLSEWMARLLEGTKFELLG; translated from the coding sequence ATGGGGTATATTTTTAGTCATATTATTAAGGAGGCAAAGACAATCGGAACGGACGTAACTTCATGGGTAGCTTTTGGTGCGGGAGTTTTATCTTTTTTATCTCCATGTACGCTTCCGTTGCTGCCTTTATATATATCGTATATCACTGGCAAAAATGTTCAAGAAGTCAAAGAAAATCAATCATTTGCATTTAGAAAAAATGTTTTTTTACATTCTCTGGTATTCTTACTAGGAGTATCCGTTGTCTATATTAGTTTAGGTTTAGGAATGAGTTATTTAGGAGATGCATTTAGTCAGTTAATGACTGGTTCAATTAGCAGTTTATTGCAAAGATTATCTGGCTTATTAATTATCTTTATGGGTCTTTTGACAACAGGATTGCTTAAAATCCCCGCTTTATCAGGAGATTATCGTTTTTTGAAAGCAAATAAAACGATTAATTTTTCATCAACTTTTTTAGTTGGGTTAGGCTTTGCAGCTGGTTGGACTCCTTGTATTGGCCCTGTTTTTTCTTCGATTCTATTACTAGGTAATGCGGTTGGATCTCCTCCGCTGTTGTATTTAGGGCTATATGTGCTTGGTTTTTCATTACCATTCTTACTGGTCTCTTTCTTTATTGGTAAAATCAAAAATATCTTAAAATATAGCGATGTAATAATGAAAACAGGGGGAATTATCCTAATCTTGCTTGGAATGATGTTGCTTACGGGTACTTTGGAGAGTCTGTCTGAGTGGATGGCTCGCTTATTAGAAGGAACAAAATTTGAATTATTGGGATAA
- a CDS encoding TlpA family protein disulfide reductase yields the protein MKKIIWAMLAIALVWVMVDFGVNINQERQDKKQAKADTKIQQQASQKEEVVEEGNNSGQLAYEFEAEDMDGNLVKLSDYRGEKVFLNFWASWCPPCRVEMPHLKEFSETQDDVVVLGVNVTTSETDLTNVQSFLNEFDVEYKNVYGTQKMFNLYRVQSLPTSYIIDREGVIQERIVGPVTQDILDTKFNLIE from the coding sequence ATGAAAAAAATAATTTGGGCTATGTTAGCAATCGCCCTTGTATGGGTAATGGTTGATTTTGGAGTTAACATTAACCAAGAAAGACAAGATAAAAAACAAGCGAAAGCAGATACGAAAATACAACAACAAGCAAGTCAAAAAGAAGAAGTAGTAGAAGAAGGAAACAATTCAGGGCAATTAGCTTACGAGTTTGAAGCAGAAGATATGGATGGAAACTTAGTTAAGTTATCAGACTATCGAGGAGAAAAAGTATTCTTGAATTTTTGGGCAAGTTGGTGTCCACCTTGTCGAGTCGAAATGCCTCATCTAAAAGAGTTTTCTGAGACACAAGATGATGTTGTTGTATTAGGAGTAAATGTTACAACTTCTGAAACCGATTTAACTAACGTGCAATCTTTTTTAAATGAGTTTGACGTGGAGTATAAAAATGTTTATGGCACACAAAAAATGTTTAATCTTTACCGTGTTCAATCGTTGCCAACGTCGTACATCATTGACCGAGAAGGAGTTATTCAAGAACGAATAGTAGGACCTGTCACACAAGATATACTAGATACAAAGTTTAATTTAATAGAATAA
- a CDS encoding thioredoxin family protein codes for MNTFPQAKSLEEVLAFIKEHHFAFVYISRDNCGVCHAVQPQVQEMLKEFPTIHPIQVNADQIPEIAGQFTVFTVPALLLFAKEKEVHREARFVVMDDLHDKFSQIVEYN; via the coding sequence ATGAATACATTTCCTCAAGCTAAATCATTAGAAGAAGTTTTAGCTTTTATCAAAGAGCATCATTTTGCTTTCGTTTACATTTCAAGAGATAATTGTGGCGTTTGTCATGCTGTTCAACCGCAAGTTCAAGAAATGTTAAAAGAATTCCCAACAATTCACCCAATTCAAGTTAACGCAGATCAAATCCCTGAAATAGCCGGTCAATTCACAGTTTTCACAGTTCCAGCACTCTTGTTGTTTGCGAAAGAAAAAGAAGTTCATAGAGAAGCACGTTTTGTCGTAATGGATGATTTACATGATAAATTTAGCCAGATTGTTGAATACAATTAA
- a CDS encoding glycosyltransferase family 2 protein, with protein sequence MRILMMVIILFFWLMLIFYSILTLAGVIQRLTRSKKITLDHYPSVAVFIPAHNEGIVISDTLNAMVKIDYPGELTIYVLDDNSKDDTAEITREFSYLFSKICYVKVPPGEPTGKSRVLNYGLSITKSAYFLVYDADNQPNSDAVIELVHAAETTENAAGAVGYVRTVNANQNLLTRMIAIEFQVFQLLMQSGRWKLFRAGSLAGTNMLLKRTIIEEAGGYDPYQSTRFFQRK encoded by the coding sequence ATGAGAATATTAATGATGGTAATCATCCTTTTTTTCTGGTTGATGTTGATTTTTTATTCAATTTTGACACTGGCTGGGGTTATTCAGAGGCTAACGAGGAGCAAAAAAATAACATTAGACCATTACCCATCTGTCGCTGTTTTTATACCGGCTCACAATGAAGGAATTGTTATTAGTGACACATTGAATGCAATGGTAAAAATTGACTATCCTGGAGAACTAACGATTTATGTGTTAGATGATAACTCAAAAGATGATACTGCTGAAATTACACGAGAGTTCAGTTACTTATTTTCTAAAATTTGTTATGTAAAAGTGCCACCTGGCGAGCCCACTGGAAAATCACGCGTTTTAAATTATGGATTGTCTATTACTAAATCTGCTTATTTTCTTGTATACGATGCTGACAATCAACCAAATAGTGATGCAGTTATAGAATTGGTTCATGCAGCGGAGACGACTGAAAATGCAGCAGGAGCAGTAGGATATGTGCGAACGGTAAATGCCAATCAAAACTTATTAACACGTATGATTGCCATTGAATTTCAAGTTTTTCAATTACTAATGCAAAGTGGCAGATGGAAACTGTTCAGAGCAGGCTCATTAGCGGGAACAAATATGTTGTTAAAAAGAACTATTATTGAAGAAGCTGGTGGGTATGATCCCTATCAGTCAACAAGATTTTTTCAAAGAAAATAG
- a CDS encoding SIS domain-containing protein has protein sequence MIPISQQDFFKENSKEDIEQFIQKVLYMKQKYLFIYATGFSAIAAEYLYKKLLVLGKKTIIATGTDSIGVFENNLEDIGALIVISKSGETQLVIDKLLVAKEQNIFTVTFTKETTNRAATVSDLNFKIVDNNKLDDRNMLPNSFFPRLLMLIEYMFKMYLDEMQQEIE, from the coding sequence ATGATCCCTATCAGTCAACAAGATTTTTTCAAAGAAAATAGTAAAGAGGATATTGAACAATTTATTCAAAAAGTTTTGTACATGAAACAAAAATACCTTTTTATTTATGCAACGGGATTTTCTGCAATAGCGGCCGAGTATCTATATAAGAAGCTATTAGTTTTAGGTAAAAAAACGATTATCGCAACTGGAACAGATTCGATTGGTGTGTTTGAAAATAACTTGGAAGACATTGGAGCGCTTATCGTAATTTCAAAGTCAGGAGAAACGCAACTTGTAATCGATAAATTACTTGTAGCGAAAGAACAAAATATATTTACCGTTACTTTTACAAAAGAAACGACAAATAGAGCAGCAACAGTATCTGATTTGAATTTTAAAATTGTTGATAACAATAAATTGGATGATCGAAATATGTTGCCGAATAGTTTCTTTCCTAGGTTATTGATGTTAATAGAGTATATGTTTAAAATGTACCTCGATGAGATGCAACAAGAAATTGAATAG
- a CDS encoding PTS transporter subunit EIIC yields MKDRLMDGMQRFSKAMFIPVLILPIAGILIALGNLFTNAKLIETVPFLDNPITMGFGSILSGSLVSILSNLGLIFCMGLAVGLANKKKSEAGFTAVLGYLVFVNAMNKFMELSGVLFVGESLQGTGQTMVLGVQILDMGVFLGIILGIVTALVHNKFSDKEFNNAFQIYGGTRFSFIMLIPVVVLLAIAFTYIWPFFQNGINSLGTLINQSGNFGIFLYGSLERLLIPTGLHHLVYTPFLYTSLGGIQEVGGQIFEGARNIYFAEIADPSVKILSSSVIWDARGISKMFGLIGACLAMYHTASPENKGKARAILIPAVVTSFVAGVTEPIEFSFMFVAPLLFAVHAVLSGLSMVVLNVLNVRAIGPNGFIDFLLYNVPLGIEKTGWPMYVLVGLVFFAIYYFTFRFLITKFKFKTIGREETGKETKLYSKNEYNESKSKKATSNEAQPQGGTGLASTIVAALGGPDNINTVTNCYTRLRLTLDQPDKIDELVLKNDTGASGVIIKDHNVQVVYGLQVESVRKAVDQFLGREAEEE; encoded by the coding sequence ATGAAAGATAGGTTAATGGATGGGATGCAGCGTTTTTCCAAAGCAATGTTTATACCAGTATTGATTTTACCAATTGCAGGTATTCTAATTGCACTCGGTAATTTGTTTACAAATGCAAAACTAATTGAAACCGTTCCCTTTTTAGATAACCCTATTACAATGGGATTTGGATCTATTTTATCCGGATCATTGGTTTCAATCTTAAGTAATCTGGGGTTAATATTTTGTATGGGCTTAGCAGTCGGCTTAGCGAATAAGAAAAAATCAGAAGCAGGATTTACAGCAGTATTAGGCTACTTAGTTTTTGTTAACGCTATGAATAAATTTATGGAACTTAGCGGAGTATTGTTTGTAGGTGAATCACTGCAAGGTACCGGACAAACGATGGTTCTAGGTGTACAAATACTTGATATGGGTGTTTTTCTTGGTATTATATTAGGAATTGTAACGGCATTAGTACACAACAAATTCTCTGATAAAGAATTTAATAATGCTTTTCAAATATATGGGGGTACACGATTTTCATTCATTATGTTAATTCCAGTAGTTGTTTTACTGGCTATTGCCTTTACTTATATTTGGCCATTTTTCCAAAATGGTATTAACAGTTTAGGAACACTAATAAATCAAAGTGGAAATTTTGGGATTTTCTTATATGGCTCATTAGAGCGTTTATTGATTCCAACTGGACTACATCACTTAGTCTATACGCCTTTCTTGTATACATCTCTAGGAGGAATTCAAGAAGTTGGAGGACAAATTTTTGAAGGAGCAAGAAATATTTATTTTGCAGAAATTGCAGATCCTTCTGTTAAAATCTTATCTTCAAGTGTTATCTGGGATGCACGTGGCATATCTAAAATGTTTGGATTAATTGGCGCATGTCTGGCTATGTATCATACAGCTAGCCCTGAAAATAAAGGGAAAGCAAGAGCAATATTAATTCCAGCAGTAGTTACTTCATTTGTAGCTGGTGTAACCGAGCCAATCGAATTTTCATTCATGTTTGTCGCACCGCTATTATTTGCGGTACATGCGGTATTAAGTGGGCTGAGCATGGTTGTATTAAATGTACTGAATGTAAGAGCCATTGGACCAAATGGTTTTATCGATTTCTTATTGTACAATGTACCGTTAGGAATTGAAAAAACAGGATGGCCAATGTATGTTCTAGTAGGATTAGTATTCTTTGCTATTTATTACTTCACATTCCGATTCTTGATTACCAAATTTAAGTTTAAAACCATTGGACGTGAAGAGACAGGAAAAGAAACAAAATTATACTCTAAGAATGAATACAATGAAAGTAAAAGTAAAAAAGCAACCTCTAATGAAGCTCAACCTCAGGGAGGTACTGGGTTAGCCAGCACAATTGTTGCGGCACTAGGTGGACCAGACAATATCAATACAGTAACCAATTGTTATACGCGTTTAAGATTAACATTAGATCAGCCAGATAAAATAGATGAGCTGGTATTAAAAAATGATACAGGAGCAAGTGGAGTCATTATTAAAGATCACAATGTACAAGTCGTTTATGGGTTACAAGTAGAAAGTGTCAGAAAAGCTGTTGATCAGTTTTTAGGAAGAGAAGCAGAAGAAGAATAA
- a CDS encoding 6-phospho-alpha-glucosidase has product MKKFSIVIAGGGSTFTPGIVMMMLDNIDRFPIRTLKLYDNDGDRQAILGDALEILLKEQAPEIEFSYTTDPETAFTDVDFCMAHIRVGKYAMREQDEKIPLKYGVVGQETCGPGGIAYGMRSIGGMLEIIDHMEKYSPDCWMLNYSNPASIVAEACRVMRPTAKVLNICDMPVGTLRRMSQIIEKDPKDLEVRYFGLNHFGWWTSVKDKEGHEYLPQIREYVAENGYLTKVEVDTQHMDQSWQETHKKAKDLLAVNPRYLPNTYLKYYLFPDYEVAHSNCTYSRANEVMDGREKTVFTAAKKIVEQGTAKISGFTIDSHASFIVDLARAIAFNTHERMLMIVENNGAIANFDDDAMVEVPCIVGSDGPEPLTQGKIPAFEKALMHQQLIVEKLVVEAYITGSYQTLWQALTLSKTIPSAGVAKEILDELIVANKGFWPELN; this is encoded by the coding sequence ATGAAAAAATTCTCAATCGTAATTGCAGGAGGCGGAAGTACGTTTACGCCAGGAATTGTCATGATGATGTTGGATAATATCGACCGTTTTCCAATAAGAACGTTAAAATTATACGATAATGATGGAGATCGCCAAGCGATTCTAGGAGATGCACTTGAAATCTTATTAAAAGAACAAGCTCCCGAGATTGAATTTTCATATACAACAGATCCAGAGACGGCTTTTACAGATGTCGATTTTTGTATGGCACACATCCGAGTTGGAAAATATGCGATGCGTGAACAAGATGAAAAGATTCCATTAAAATATGGCGTAGTTGGACAAGAGACTTGTGGACCAGGTGGGATTGCCTATGGAATGAGAAGTATTGGTGGCATGTTAGAAATAATTGACCATATGGAAAAATACTCTCCAGATTGCTGGATGTTAAACTACTCTAATCCAGCTTCGATTGTAGCGGAAGCTTGTCGAGTGATGCGTCCAACCGCTAAAGTATTGAACATCTGTGATATGCCGGTAGGAACATTAAGAAGAATGTCGCAAATCATTGAGAAAGACCCAAAAGACCTAGAAGTACGCTACTTTGGACTAAATCACTTTGGTTGGTGGACAAGTGTCAAAGATAAAGAAGGACACGAATATTTACCGCAAATACGTGAATATGTTGCTGAAAATGGTTATTTAACAAAAGTAGAAGTTGATACACAACACATGGATCAAAGCTGGCAAGAAACGCATAAAAAGGCTAAAGATTTATTAGCCGTGAATCCAAGATATTTACCAAATACGTATTTGAAATATTACCTTTTCCCTGATTATGAAGTAGCACATTCAAATTGTACGTATTCTCGTGCGAATGAAGTAATGGATGGAAGAGAGAAAACAGTCTTTACAGCTGCTAAAAAAATTGTTGAACAAGGAACAGCTAAAATTAGTGGATTTACAATTGATAGTCATGCCTCATTTATTGTTGACTTAGCTCGTGCCATTGCATTCAATACACATGAAAGAATGCTGATGATTGTCGAAAACAATGGCGCAATTGCAAATTTTGATGATGATGCTATGGTAGAGGTTCCTTGTATTGTAGGTAGTGATGGACCCGAACCGCTAACGCAAGGTAAAATTCCTGCTTTTGAAAAAGCTCTGATGCACCAACAATTAATCGTTGAAAAATTAGTTGTAGAAGCCTACATTACAGGAAGTTACCAAACATTATGGCAAGCACTAACGCTTTCCAAAACGATTCCTAGTGCAGGAGTCGCTAAAGAGATATTGGATGAGTTAATTGTAGCCAATAAAGGATTCTGGCCAGAATTGAACTAA
- a CDS encoding gluconokinase, with the protein MKEQKRYTIGVDIGTTSTKAVLYQDDLQISDSAYVGYDTIQTEVGMAEQDPKAIFQAVMTTIRTLMENNKIKDQIDFISFSSAMHSVIIVDEQNDLLTNCIIWADNRSTELVAQLKATTDWKLVYQKTGTPIHSMTPLSKIIWLREQYPAIFKKAKKIIGIKEYILYQLTGEYKIDYSIASATGLFNIHELLWDKDILKLIGIEEFTLSEPVDVDYRWHAIKEEYADEMSIALETDLVIGASDGCLSNLGVGAMDPGETTITIGTSGAIRMVTNEIVLDAQGRTFCYYLSKNRWVIGGAVNNGGNVMSWLAAIFSSDDSPNTDAEIGIRLEYLNQLAGQVKPGADGLIFLPYLNGERAPIWESEATGSYIGLASRHTTGHMVRAAMEGVLFNLYEVWQLIQEVGGPSKTIKVTGGFLNSPLWKQMLADIFDRPIQQPVSFESSCLGAVLIGKGIEKSNSLLLEDRDESKDWIKPNEQVTKNYQNSILVFQKAANEMSKVRKILNESNE; encoded by the coding sequence ATGAAAGAGCAAAAAAGGTATACAATTGGTGTGGATATTGGCACTACGAGTACAAAAGCCGTTTTATACCAAGATGATTTGCAAATAAGCGATAGTGCATACGTAGGATACGATACCATTCAAACAGAAGTAGGGATGGCTGAGCAAGATCCAAAGGCAATTTTCCAAGCAGTTATGACAACTATTCGTACATTAATGGAAAACAATAAAATCAAAGACCAAATCGATTTTATCTCTTTCTCTAGTGCCATGCATAGCGTGATTATTGTAGATGAACAAAATGACTTGTTGACAAATTGTATCATCTGGGCAGATAATCGCTCAACTGAATTGGTAGCTCAACTAAAAGCGACAACAGATTGGAAATTAGTGTATCAGAAAACTGGAACGCCGATTCACTCCATGACACCATTGAGTAAAATCATTTGGTTAAGAGAGCAATACCCTGCAATTTTTAAGAAAGCCAAAAAAATTATTGGCATAAAAGAATATATTCTCTATCAGTTGACTGGCGAGTACAAAATCGATTATTCAATTGCTTCAGCTACGGGATTGTTTAATATCCATGAATTGCTTTGGGATAAAGACATCTTAAAGTTGATTGGAATAGAAGAGTTCACTCTATCTGAACCGGTAGACGTTGACTATAGATGGCATGCAATTAAAGAAGAGTATGCTGACGAAATGTCTATTGCTTTAGAAACAGATTTAGTCATTGGTGCCAGTGATGGTTGCTTATCCAATCTTGGTGTTGGAGCAATGGATCCTGGAGAAACGACCATTACCATCGGTACAAGTGGGGCTATTCGAATGGTAACCAATGAGATTGTATTGGATGCACAAGGTAGAACTTTTTGTTATTATTTATCAAAAAATCGATGGGTTATTGGTGGGGCAGTAAACAACGGGGGTAACGTGATGAGTTGGTTGGCTGCGATTTTCTCATCTGATGACAGTCCGAATACAGATGCTGAAATTGGGATAAGATTAGAGTATCTTAATCAATTAGCTGGACAAGTGAAACCTGGCGCAGATGGCTTGATTTTTTTACCTTACTTAAATGGGGAACGTGCTCCAATATGGGAATCGGAAGCTACTGGAAGTTACATTGGGTTAGCTTCTCGACATACTACCGGACACATGGTACGAGCAGCAATGGAAGGTGTGTTGTTTAATCTTTATGAGGTTTGGCAGCTTATTCAAGAAGTCGGTGGACCATCTAAAACGATTAAAGTAACAGGAGGCTTTTTAAATTCTCCCTTGTGGAAACAAATGCTTGCAGATATTTTTGACAGACCCATTCAACAACCGGTTAGCTTTGAAAGTTCTTGTTTAGGTGCAGTCTTAATTGGAAAAGGAATTGAAAAAAGCAACAGTCTATTGTTAGAAGATAGAGATGAATCAAAAGACTGGATCAAACCTAACGAGCAGGTGACAAAAAATTATCAAAATAGTATACTCGTCTTTCAAAAAGCAGCTAATGAAATGAGTAAAGTTCGTAAAATCTTAAATGAATCAAATGAGTAA
- a CDS encoding fructose bisphosphate aldolase: MNKDQLEKVKNNKGFIAALDQSGGSTPKALAIYGVLEDAYSNEDDMFSLVHEMRTRIITAPAFNSDSILGAILFEQTMDRKIDGLYTADYLANKKGIVPFLKVDNGMEELTEGVQLMKPITDLGPLLKRAIERHIFGTKMRSVIKEANPAGIKKLVKQQFDVGKQIIAAGLVPIIEPEVDIHSKDKEASEKILYEELKKQLDLLSENENVMLKISLPTVANTYEKLSEHPRVVRVVALSGGYARDEANKKLKGNNHLIASFSRALSENLNVTQSNEEFNKTIKDSIDSIYDASIHKN, translated from the coding sequence ATGAACAAAGATCAACTAGAAAAAGTCAAAAACAATAAAGGATTCATCGCGGCACTTGATCAAAGTGGTGGAAGTACTCCTAAAGCACTAGCTATATACGGTGTTCTTGAAGATGCTTATTCTAATGAAGATGATATGTTTAGTCTGGTTCATGAGATGCGAACTCGTATCATTACTGCACCAGCTTTTAATTCTGATTCTATTCTAGGAGCTATTCTTTTTGAACAAACAATGGATCGTAAAATTGATGGTCTCTACACAGCTGATTATTTAGCTAATAAAAAAGGAATTGTTCCATTCTTAAAAGTTGATAACGGCATGGAAGAATTAACAGAGGGTGTTCAACTGATGAAACCTATCACTGATTTAGGGCCTCTGCTTAAAAGAGCCATTGAACGTCATATCTTTGGTACAAAAATGCGTTCTGTTATTAAAGAAGCTAACCCAGCAGGTATTAAAAAATTAGTTAAACAACAATTTGACGTTGGCAAACAAATTATCGCCGCTGGTTTAGTTCCAATTATTGAACCAGAAGTAGATATCCACAGCAAAGATAAAGAGGCATCAGAAAAAATTCTTTACGAAGAATTGAAAAAACAATTGGATCTATTATCTGAAAACGAAAATGTGATGTTAAAAATTAGCCTTCCAACAGTTGCTAACACCTATGAAAAATTAAGTGAACACCCTAGAGTTGTCCGTGTCGTAGCTTTATCTGGAGGGTATGCAAGGGATGAAGCCAATAAAAAATTAAAAGGAAATAACCATCTTATTGCTAGTTTCTCTAGAGCATTAAGTGAAAACTTGAATGTAACTCAATCCAATGAAGAATTTAATAAAACCATTAAAGATTCTATCGACTCTATTTATGATGCTTCGATTCATAAAAACTAA
- a CDS encoding alpha/beta hydrolase: MKLLVKIVLKLLSSPKINIEEDYLWIRKMQHFFSGKPIRTNYRILDRKIYSADKSHDIPVRIFQPVEKKDNEVLLFFHGGGWVIGDINTYTKPCMNMADLTGRTVYSVDYRLAPEYPYPAGLEDCYRVADVMLDNLSLIGLTDASQLILIGDSAGGNLAAAVSLLLRDNRKDYPQQQILLYPVTFWDHTEDSPYESIRTKGTEYGLTAKKVSEYMKLYQPDKEKRKSPYIAPLMAPNLANQPSTLILTSENDPLRDEGEAYGEALKEAGNNVRIHRVKESVHGFITYPKVSKLVIEAYHEINDFLDK, encoded by the coding sequence ATGAAACTACTCGTTAAAATAGTTTTAAAACTATTGTCTTCGCCAAAAATAAATATAGAAGAGGATTACCTTTGGATTCGTAAAATGCAACACTTTTTTTCAGGGAAACCGATTCGAACAAACTACCGAATTTTAGATCGGAAAATCTATTCAGCAGATAAAAGTCATGATATACCTGTACGCATTTTTCAACCAGTAGAAAAAAAGGATAACGAGGTGTTATTATTTTTTCACGGAGGTGGTTGGGTAATTGGAGATATCAATACGTATACCAAGCCCTGTATGAATATGGCTGATTTGACAGGAAGAACGGTCTATTCAGTAGATTATCGTTTGGCACCTGAGTACCCTTATCCAGCCGGACTAGAAGACTGCTACCGTGTGGCAGATGTGATGCTAGATAATTTATCATTAATAGGATTAACAGACGCTTCACAACTAATCTTAATTGGTGATTCAGCTGGTGGGAATTTGGCAGCAGCCGTTTCTTTGTTGTTACGAGACAACCGAAAAGATTATCCACAGCAACAAATTTTGCTTTATCCTGTTACATTCTGGGATCACACAGAGGATTCACCGTATGAATCTATTCGAACAAAAGGGACGGAATACGGACTAACTGCAAAAAAAGTAAGCGAATATATGAAATTGTACCAACCTGACAAAGAGAAACGAAAAAGTCCTTATATTGCTCCTTTAATGGCACCAAATCTTGCCAATCAACCCAGTACCCTTATTTTAACATCAGAAAACGACCCATTACGTGATGAAGGTGAAGCATATGGAGAGGCACTAAAAGAGGCTGGGAACAATGTCCGAATTCATCGAGTCAAAGAGAGCGTTCATGGATTTATTACGTATCCTAAAGTTTCAAAGTTAGTCATAGAAGCCTATCACGAAATAAATGATTTTTTAGATAAATAG
- a CDS encoding alcohol acetyltransferase: MKRKTWVRLDNASNIFLATMTDRDTKVFRLTAEMTDLVDSKLLQKALDKTYEQYLLYHSVLRRGVFWYYLVMSEIKPKVVTEVLPPCTQLYHFDQKELLFRVIYQENRIHLEVFHVLSDGIGATWFFEDLIKEYVFLRVHGIAENKWDKTTIQLEQHLEDSFNQHFREQGQNTFSDAARSAYFSVIETSKRAGKVVVEYGKKTSSWLGSSAKIESNKKHVYQIRKKRTPDNRPRVVELSMPLKDVIQLAKKQNVSLTVYLMALFFESIRKSEPNFKLTDTIAISVPVNLRQFYQSNSARNFFSTIRLEYTYMKDADFNHLCTSLSEQLHHHLEPKKLGERLNKLIKAEYHPIARVSPRPVKDAILKWINRQNNRKVTVAMSNLGQLAFPYPISNHIKQIYFKTSAVRPQFCMISYENVLTLSFTSPFIDVAIQKEFARFLSGEGIPVTVAVNQVTNAELGGGRE; this comes from the coding sequence ATGAAACGAAAAACTTGGGTACGACTGGATAATGCTTCTAATATCTTTTTAGCTACGATGACGGACAGAGATACAAAAGTTTTTCGTTTGACAGCAGAAATGACTGATCTCGTTGACTCTAAATTGTTACAAAAAGCCTTGGATAAAACATATGAGCAATACTTGCTTTATCACAGTGTCTTAAGGCGCGGTGTCTTTTGGTATTATTTAGTGATGAGCGAAATCAAACCTAAAGTTGTTACAGAAGTGTTGCCACCCTGTACTCAACTGTATCACTTTGATCAAAAAGAACTGTTATTTAGAGTAATCTATCAAGAAAATCGCATTCACTTAGAAGTTTTTCATGTGTTATCAGATGGAATAGGAGCGACGTGGTTCTTTGAAGATCTTATTAAAGAGTATGTTTTTTTACGAGTTCATGGGATTGCTGAAAATAAGTGGGATAAAACGACTATTCAATTAGAACAGCATTTGGAAGATAGTTTTAATCAGCATTTCCGAGAGCAAGGCCAAAATACCTTTAGTGATGCCGCTCGGTCAGCCTATTTTTCAGTGATTGAAACAAGCAAGCGAGCCGGGAAAGTGGTTGTAGAATATGGTAAGAAAACATCTTCTTGGTTAGGCTCATCTGCAAAAATAGAATCCAATAAAAAACACGTTTATCAGATAAGAAAGAAGAGAACACCCGATAATCGTCCACGTGTAGTAGAGTTGAGTATGCCGCTAAAAGATGTGATTCAGTTGGCTAAAAAACAAAATGTTTCCTTAACGGTTTATTTAATGGCCCTTTTTTTTGAATCTATTCGAAAATCGGAGCCAAATTTTAAATTAACCGATACGATAGCCATTTCCGTTCCAGTCAACTTACGACAGTTTTACCAGTCAAATTCTGCACGTAATTTTTTTAGTACCATTCGATTGGAATATACGTATATGAAAGATGCAGACTTTAATCATCTTTGCACTAGTTTAAGTGAGCAATTGCACCATCATTTAGAACCAAAAAAATTAGGAGAACGATTAAACAAATTAATTAAAGCTGAGTACCATCCAATAGCGCGAGTGTCTCCAAGACCTGTCAAAGATGCTATTTTGAAATGGATTAATCGACAAAATAATCGGAAAGTAACGGTTGCGATGTCTAATTTAGGGCAGCTTGCTTTCCCATACCCCATTAGCAATCATATCAAGCAAATTTACTTTAAGACATCTGCTGTTAGGCCACAATTTTGTATGATTAGTTATGAAAACGTATTAACTCTCAGTTTTACGTCGCCTTTTATTGATGTAGCGATTCAAAAAGAATTTGCGCGTTTCTTGAGTGGAGAAGGCATACCAGTAACCGTTGCCGTTAACCAAGTAACAAACGCTGAGCTTGGAGGGGGACGAGAATGA